AGAGGAAATGATTGAATTCTTAATGTTATTTCAAGATGTATTTGCACGGTCATACGATGATATGCCAGGGATCTCTACGGACATAGTGGTTCACAGGTTGCTAACTGATCCAAATTTTTTACCTGTAAAGCAGAAGTCTCGTAAATTCAAATCAGAAATGAGCCTCAAGATAAAGGAACAAATTGTGAAGCAGCTTCAAGAAATTTGGGGAGGTGCGAGTATGTGTTGATTACAGAGATCTGAATAAAGCCAGTCCgaaagatgatttttctttgcCAAATATTCCTATTCTTTTGGACAACACTGCTGGACACGAGATTGAATCTTTTGGTGACTGTTTTGCTGGGTATCATCAAATCTTAATGGCAGAAGAAGGCAGAGAAAAAACTTCTTTTATCACCtcatgaaaaatattttgttaTCGAGTGATGCCTTTCGGGTTGAAAAATGCTGGAACTACTTATCAAAGGACCATGACTACCTTGTTCCATGATATGATCCACAAAGAGATGGAGGTTTATGTAGATGATATCATAATTAAATCAAAGAGGGTCGAGgaccatttggttgatttgaagaaacTGTTTGAAAGGTTGAGAAGATATAATTTGAAGTTGAACCCTGCGAAATGTGCTTTTGGAGCTCCAGCTGGTAAATTATTGGGCTTTATTGTCAGAAAAAATGGTATAGAAATAGATCCTGCGAAAATAAAGGCAATTCGAGATATGCTCCTTCCAAAAACTCAAAAAGATGTGAAGAGTTTTCTTGGAAAGATCAATTTCATTGGCCGGTTCATTGCACAGTTAACCTCTACCTGTGAACCTTTGTTCaaattgttgaagaaaaatgcgCCGAATAAATCCTCCAGTTTTAGTGTCACCTCAGCCAGGGAAACCTCTGATTATGTATTTGTCTGTTCTTGGTGAGGCTGTCAGATGCGTTTTGGGACAGCATGACGAGTCTGACAGAAAGGAGCAAGCCATCTACTATCTGAGTAAGAAATTTATAACATATGAGGCCAATTATTCTTTTCTTGAAAGGAGTTGTTGTGCTTTAGCATGGACAGCTCAGAAGTTGAGACATTATTTGCTTGGTTTTACCACTTACTTGATTTCTCGTTCTGATCCTCTAAAATATCTGTTGGAAAAGTCGATGCCCACGGGACGTATGGCTAAGTGGCAAATGATCCTCTCCAAATTCGACATTGTCTTCACAACACAAAAGGCAGTCAAGGGTCAAGCTATAGCAGATTATTTAGTAGAAAATCCAGGAGATGATGATTACCAGTCATTACATACCTACTTTCCTGATGAAGAAATTCTGTTCGTTGGAGCGGTTGAGGACATGAGTGAACAGTATCCTGGATGGAGGTCATTTTTCGATGGTGCGTCGAATTCTTTTGGAGCTGGAATCGGAGCCGTTTTAGTGTCGCCTGAAGGGAAACACTATCCTGCTACTGCCAAATTACGATTTCCCTGCACCAACAATATGGCTGAGTATGAAGCTTGTATTTTTGGATTGAAAATGCATTGGACATGCGGAATCAAAGGAACTGATAGCATTCAGTGATTCTGATTTAGCTTGTGGCACCAAACGCTTAAGCAGTGGATAACTCGtgattcaaaaattatgctgTATCATTGTAGTCTGCTTAGCTTGGCCAACAAATTCAGAAATTTGAAACTCATACATATTCCCCGCACTCGTAACACCTTTGCTGATGCTTTAGCTACTCTGTCTTCGATGATCCAACATCCAGATGAGTTGGTGATTGAACCTATACAAATTCAACTTCAGGATAGACCAGTGCATTGTCTGGTTATGGAAAGGGTTGCTGAGGGTCGTCCCTGGTACAGTGATATTAAGGAATTCATTAAAACGCGATCCTACCCTCCTGACGCTGATTCGGTTACAAAGGGTTTCTTACGCAGAATGTCATCAAGATTCTTCTTAAATGGATAAGTGCTATACAAGAAAATATCTGATTTGGGTCTTCTGAGATGCATTGATGAAGAGGAAGCTGATTATATAATGAAGGAAGTGCATAGTGGGATTTGTGGGTCACACATGAATGGGCATCTATTGGCTAAGAAGATCATGAGAACAGGATATTTTTGGCTTACCATGGAGCATGACTGTGTAGATTTTGTTAGAAAGTATGTTAAGTGTCAAGTGCTTGGTAATGTTATACATGCTCCTCCTACAGAATTGCATAGTATGACTGTTCCATGGCCATGTTCAATCTGGGGAATAGATGTGATCGAAACTATTGATCCTCCTGCTTCAAATGGGCATCGATTCATCTTAGTGGCGATTGAATATTTCATCAAATGGGTTGAGGTCGCGTCCTATAAGCATGTTACTAAGAAAGTGGTGTCGAATTTCTTGAGAAATAATATCATCTGTCGTTTTGGGGTACTAGAAACATTAATTACCGATAATGCCAAGAACCTCAATAATGATATGGTGGATGGATTATGTGAACAGTTCAACATCAGACATCGAAATTCTGCCATTTacaggcctcagatgaatggagccgTCGAAAACGCAAAtaagaatttgaagaaaatcatTCGTAAGATGACTGAAGCACACAGGGATTGGCATGAGAAGCTACCTTATGCGCTGACGGCATACAGAACTACTATCAGGACTTCTACCTGAGCGACTCCTTACTCTCttatgtatggaatggaagcagTTTTGCCTGCAGAAGTTAAAATTCCTTCCTTACGTATTCTGATGGAAGCTCAGATAGAAGAAGCTGAATGGGTCAGAGAACGTCATGAGCAATTgtctctgattgatgaaaagagGTTGAATGCCATCTGTCATGAACAATGTTATCAGCAAGAATGGCTcgcttacaacaaaaaagttAAGCCCCGTCTGTTTGAAGTGGAGATAAGGTTTTGAAACGATTCTTCCAATGCAAGATAAGACTAAAGGAGTTTGCTCCCAATTGCAAGACCATTCATTGTTAAGAAAGTGCTATCCGGAGGAACTTATTCTTATGGAAATGGACGGCCAAGTTTTTCCCAACAATCAATGCAGACATGTgcaaaagtttttcatttgattataaaaattttctttaaaatacTGCAAGAGACGGATTTAAGGCAGACATtctcttcatttttccatttcGATAttctattttaaattttttttctttgggctTTTCATccacctttcttttctcttggtaGTCCCTTGAGATCACTAACCCTATACTGGGGcaatttgttttaaaaaaaagaaaagaaaaagatggaaaaaaaagcagaaaagaaaaaaaagaaaaagaaagagaaaaaaaaagagagaaaaagaaaatagagaaatttttttagaattAAACTGGGGCAGATTTTACCTTTTCCAACCCTAGATCGGAGCAAGTTTTTGACAGAATGCTATCTCAATTGATTACAAACCCATCATATGATCCGCTGTCAAACCTTCCAACCCTTAACCTTTTCTTTATTACTTTATCCGATCCTACTCACAAGAGTCAAAATTGCCAATTTTCATCTTTTGCagtattttggagaaaattttttCTTAGTCAACTAGCAAATGATGTAAATACAACTTTTCTGAAACATGTCAGAGAAGATTGTCTCACTAATGCTACTCATTATCAAAATATGACTGGATTGATATAATTGGGGTTAAAATTGTCTTGTCTAtgtctttaggtgaaaacctgaaaggacaccttctaaaaaaaaaagagaataagaaagaaaaaaaataaaaagaaaaaaaaataatattaaaatattaaaaaaagaaaatgaaaagggtGGGGGTAACCTTAGTGAAACCCGAAAGGCGCTAAGGTAGGGTTTTGGAATACAAGAAGATCGTGAATGCAGAACGAGATGCTGAGGTCTGAAAGCTGGTGACTATGTTGATTTGGATCTCTTTCATACTGTTATTCTTTTGCCGACAATGAATTCCAAAATGGATGACGTCGAAGGGGTCAGATGGGgcatttttcttcatcaagAGCCGTCCTCTAAATATCTATCCAACTTTTGATCCTTGGATCCTTGTTCATAAGTTcaacaattttgttttaatactctatttactattttatttatttattatgtaTCAGTTGTTTATTTCATATCAGCCTTATTGCGTGATAaataacacatttttcaattatttatattcctcattttttttggtCTCATTCAAAAGACAATCCCCTATAATTCATCCCAAAGAAGTCATGGAATTGAAAGTCCTATGATAATATAATAAAGTATGGTCAATTGATATTTGGCAGTTGCAGAGATTCTGAAGGGGTTGTTGACCGAACCCGAAGGAGCGATTTATCAATATTGAAACTCATGTTTACATGGTTCTCAAGACAAAGGGATCACATGGTGGTGGCAGTGTTTTCATCACagttgtttcttttcctttgttcctttttGCAGGAAAACTTACGTGACACAATACTGATTCAGTTGAGCATGATTCACACTAGAGCAAATGGTAGAAGGATTGAGTTTCAAGTTTTGCTGTAcatttttgaagaaagaaaaatcattaTTCCCTTTCTTTTAAAGTtcgaaaaatcaagaaaagttgtAAGTCCACCAGGTAAGTTTGTCTTGGTTTCTTACCTTTTGAACAACATGCATTCTGATCTTTCAGTTCGATAGCATAGAACTTGTGCTTCCAATTCTTCCGCTAGTTATTTGAGCTCGAATTTAATCCTACCCATTATCTGGGTTTCGAGCATATTTTCATTCTCTTGACGGGCATCTGGGTTTGGATTCAGTCCtattgagcaaaaaaaaaaaaaaaaaaaggaaagaatcaaatttaatttcctgttggagcgtaatcgcatccctccgcgcatctttttttccggaaaatcaaatttaatttcctgttggtgagtctcagcgtccaccgcgcacccttctatttGAGCGTAATCGCgtaatttcctgttggagcgtaatcgcgtccctccgcgcatctcTTTTTccagaaaatcaaatttaatttccggttggtgagtctcagcgtccgccaCACACCTTTCAACCCCTTCTAGACAATCACATTTAATTATCTTGTGTTTCGTATTAGAAGTTCTGAGAGTTCAGACTTTTTCAACTTTGCAAAGATCACAGATAGTCAGTGCACATGTTTCATTGTGGATCACTTATTTTTGAACTACGTGTAACCTGATTCCCATGGCGGGATACGTATgcaactctacatgagttcggtcacGTGTTTTGCAATTTCATTACATCTTTTGTTCAATAATTTTAGCCAAATGTTGGCTTGTTGTTTTAGTCCAAGTGCAGTTAGAAGAAACAGGTAAataatttggtgtctacatctttgtcttgaatttctttgaaactctagacaaagaggggcgagttgtagacaccaaatttttattaaatattaatatttttttgaattttttctatttaataatttatttattttcttacatttttatgtgcatttttcttatttttgcaggtttgttttaaaaaaataagaaaaataagaaaaaaaaaaccagctaAACCCATTTGACAAAAATCCCttggttccctccttattctcgGGGACTGACTGAAGAAAAAACGGCAATTTGGGGctcaaaaaaaaatgtactCTATCGGCTCTGACACAGGGAGACCATCCCTTGGACAAGAAAGATACCAACTCCCCATCTTTTTCCCTCAATTTACTCTTCATTCGGCTCTCTGGAGGAGAACAGACAAGACCATCAGACAACGAAAGACtccactcaaaaaaaaaaaaaactcgctCGGCATTTTGGGTTTTGGCTTTCAACTCACAATTTTTATTGAACACCCAcacacaaacaaaaaaaaaatactctcTCGGCATTTTGGCAAACAAAAGGGGAAACAAATTGTCAGACCATTGAGGCTTAGGAATCTGATCACAAACCTCAACTACCAGTGATTGCAATCTtcttgaggttttttttttctttatttttttagtttcgTTTTTCACATTTAATTCATATTTCGTTGCTTATTTCCCCCTGTTTTTGTTGCCTTgcattgttgttgttgtattgttaaaatttgggaaatggcatgaaccagatttaggaaaaggaaatgtttcTTATGTATGCATTTTAACCGTTTGAAGAAATGCCAAGATGGAAAATCGGattaaaatgttaattttgTACATGCATTGTTGTTAAAATGAATAATCATGACTAGTTACTGGTTTGGGGGGTTTGTTTAATTAAGTTTTGTGTCATTTTTGTAGTCTAAaaggcaacaaaagaaaaatgaattttaggggctgttttgctttaatttagcctttttatgttgttttcttgtcaaatcaaaatcatagttgtattgtagGAATCATAAGGAGTGTTGTActacaatttttatgatttttgatgaaagatatggtgatttgaaaaaaagaaaaactgggcTGTCTTTTGCTATTTTGGTCACtttcggattttttttttgtaaaaactaacacCGGAAATGGATTCTACAcgaaaaatcgagtgagggGTGTATTTTGATGAAATTCGGTGACCGAAGAGGTCGCCGGCGACCACCAGCGACGGCGATCCGGTGGCGGCGGCGCCATCGGCGACCACCATGGCCACCAGCTGAAgccgaagaagaagagaagaaacgGAAGTAAAGGAGaaatagagaagaaaaaagaaagaaaagaaaagaagaaaaacaaaggggtttgggctaatgtttttttttCGGTGGGCTTGTGGtttgttgttttgttttatttcttttgggtttcggttgggccGGAGGTTTAGAACCCATGCATTTCTTGGTCAGGTTTGAGTGATAAAATGACGGGCTGGCCTGCTCATTTCTCTGGAttttcggctgggcttaggtagttttcggcccaaagaaataaataattgCCCAGTGGCCtgtttttttaagaaaatctGATTACGatttgcactttgacccctgaTCGTTAGAGTAGTTTACTttggcccagaacattttaaatttctttcacttaggtccttaattaattgcatttttgtccctaaattttatcttttatttaattttgacccctaaactttggaaaaatataattttgtccccaaaagtttcttcaatttttgcaattcagtccctggtgaattttgactctcttttattatgattgtttcttttctttaatagttaattatattacttttgagtatatttaacttgtaatttttagatgttcttaaatttctGTACCTTTGACATGTTAAggtgaatttagtacttttattgttattattattattgttttttttcaattaaattggtgccatgatccttttgttcattttgagtataaatagggtaattcgactccatttagtcaccacttcaaaagggaggtacccctattattatttcaatatcaattatgtgctcttatgtgttcctatgtgtttacttttttttatatgctttatttatttgatttaaatgttcattcaaaatttcttatatttgttttagttaattttttttataattatttgagaagcatttaaatacctcaaaaatgtaatagataggataattatatttgttttattatattttcccctttttagattgtaattaggttccctgttgtaatagatagggtagataggattttatttattttcccaTTTTAGGTTGTAGTTAGTCTCCCCGATGTAGTAGATAGATTGTGTGTTTATATGGTTTATGTGTTATATGCTTTATCCGTTTTTCTTAAGATTTTTGCatttagatattatgtttacgtgttacgtgctatgtgcttttatgtgtttatttgttttaatttatgcctcATCTGTTTTACTATGTATTATTAATGCAtggcgtcaccacactagttcaacgctagttgtggcttctccctccgcttacttgttagtccaacgctagtaaggttttttttggaaatgggttagtccaatgctagacccttataTCATTCGTGCGTTAGATTCATCCttgtgtgatattcattacattttcaagcatattttatatttttaggatcttttctcgtTTGCATAATATTGTCTATTATATTATCCTCAATCCTTtaccctctatatgtgttaatcatatcatttagaattgcatttcatttaaacTAGATCATTTGCTTGTCTATGTTAGGAAAATTATTCTTtgaacatgggaaatgggtgattataactttttagtttaaataccctattaatccctatataagaaaattatgtcacgagtttttgtctcccACCCCTTAcattgcattccctttttctttgatcacttatatctatgtaatataatttaatttcttttcttttcttttaatttcatcattcgcatacatgtgacactttcaaggaatcattttggccttcgcaattaatgcgattggttcaattaaaccctggAATGAACATTTTGCCCTTTtcgattttttttatatttgcatccatgtaggaaacatccaaacatgataaaattaagggttagattaggaaaattttgactaaacctcgcaactagcttagactaggttgaaagggtgccttaggtttgagttgatCAAActtttgccttccctttcttcaatcgtgactcccgaatccattttctcttgttttttaaagacctggagttgtcaaaaagggttttatctttttttatttttatttttgtcaaaaaatattttctttgtggtgatttggtacacccaaactcaataccaagtggcgactcctattttttcttcaaaactcttttagactaaattttggacccaaattgtcgcatttttttaaagtcccattttaggtccttttcacttttttttaaatgaaaatcataTCTTTTATAAATAccttttattcttatttttccatTGCGAAAAACGGGACGCGGCATTAAGTAGAGGAACtaagggaggtcagtgtaattttcaaaaattgggGGGAgctgagtgaaattgtcagaaatctcaagggaggtttctgaaattatcccaaagaaaatgaacatgGCAACAATCTTAGTTAAAttggttttaaaaaataaaaaaggcaAGGGATGACAGTAGTTGTCgccagaagaagaagaagagatggAGTTGATTTTTTAAAGGAGAAAAATATTTCAATCCTTTTGgccaaattgaatcaaaaaagggaaggaaaattTAGCTAAAATGAGCAAAATTTCTGTTGTAAAAAATGTAGGCAATACATGTATCAAAAATATATGCTACTATAGTAACTTGgctttcttcttttatacaaGGATACAAGGTAGACTAGTAAGGCTTGGCTATGCTACGcataggggtgcaaacgagccgagtcgagtcgagttttgaactAATCGAATCGAGTTAAGGTTGTTTATATGCGAGCTCGagttcaagctcgagctcgtcgagctcgaaaAATCAAGCTCGAACTCGGCTCGATGTAAGAAAAGGCAAACTCGAGATCGACTTGTTTATGGCTCGCGAGCTTAGCTCGAATTCTGGCTCGCGAATAGCTCGAGTTGCGCTCGATTTTCTGGCTCGCATGAAGCTCGAAGGCAGCTCGATTTCTAGCTTGTTaggagctcgagttcgagcacGAAAATAGCTcgaaaatttctgaaaatttaaGCACGAAACAGCACTAATACAATCATAATTTCCAAATGTCCACTAATacaaattctccaaaattatccACTAATACAAATTAACAGTTTCTGCCATCATAAGAACAAAAGAATCACACTTTGAAACCTTTatcaagcaatataaaattcaGCTAAACAAGCATTTCACTAATGCAAGAAGTTGTAGAAGAATTGGAATTGCATTCTGCCAGGAAAAGAACTTATACCTGCATAACAAGAATACGAGATAGtgaataaattatttggatagCAGGATGTGAAGACAAACGAAaatagttcttttttttttcacctaaAGCAGCAAAGAAGCACATGGTAACAGGATTccattgtttttccttttgtccATTTTGCCGACTGCCCCACAAAAGCTCGAAagcaattaaaacaaaaaagaaatacaacATTCCATCAAAATCTAAAGATATTCAAGATTGACATGAATCTATTGCAAGCAatagttcaaaaaataaaaatttcttataaGATTAAAATACTTCAGTTTCACCACTCTCTTCAATATCACATGCTTAGTATACAATGATGCTAGCGTAGTTAAAAAACATGGCTTGAGGATGACAATACCGTGTCAAGAAACAAAGGCTCATCAGCTTCTAGAAAAATGTTGTTAGTGCTCCTATAAAGTTCAAAGTCCCACTTTTCACCTCTTCCATAACGGCCACTAGTTATCCAATCAACAATGAGCAAGTTGGAGCTGGAGCTGGCACAAAAAAGCTGCTATTACCAGTAGCTTTAAAACTCAGGAAAGATATTGTACAAGATAAGTAGGATACTAGATTATACTTCTTTTAGACAATTGCAACCTTTATGCTTTGAGTTTATTAGTTAAACAGTAAAGCTGGAATTTTGGGACCTTGAAAAGCAAGCATTTTTGCATGTGACTGTCTTATGAAACATGATATATGGCCACAGAGAATGTATGTATAATAACGCATGGCCTTAATATCACAGCAAGGCCAAGGATAGATGTTAAACTATTTTTTTAGGCATTCAGAATACTATCTGTTTGGGGATTCTACGTTTTTTGTCCGAAATGTGCTTGATGTCAATCAGCATCTGCAATTCCTCTCTGAACTATAGTGGCTCTGGATTCTGAAATTTAGAAAGCCTATCTTGTCTAACCTTTGATTACCAAGAAAAGTTTTACTTTAATCCAGGAGATACTGGTTTTAAGGTGATTTAGCTAGATTAGTTCTGAACATATACTGCTTCTGGACAAAAACTCAACCAGATTGAACCTTACTATGAAATTTTAGTTCTCCAAAATCAAAATGCGCAATTTTAGTTCCTAACAATGTCTAACATCCTGATACATAAATTACAGGGATTATATCAATACAGTAACATCTGAAAAGTTTTATTAAATTGAAGATAAATCTGCAGCAAttgtgaaagaaagaaaagatggaggagaaaattttc
This sequence is a window from Coffea eugenioides isolate CCC68of chromosome 7, Ceug_1.0, whole genome shotgun sequence. Protein-coding genes within it:
- the LOC113777028 gene encoding uncharacterized protein K02A2.6-like, translating into MKEVHSGICGSHMNGHLLAKKIMRTGYFWLTMEHDCVDFVRKYVKCQVLGNVIHAPPTELHSMTVPWPCSIWGIDVIETIDPPASNGHRFILVAIEYFIKWVEVASYKHVTKKVVSNFLRNNIICRFGVLETLITDNAKNLNNDMVDGLCEQFNIRHRNSAIYRPQMNGAVENANKNLKKIIRKMTEAHRDWHEKLPYALTAYRTTIRTST